The Clostridium sp. DL-VIII DNA window CAGATTGGATTCAGGGACTTGACTTATGAAAGGAAGTAACATAAAGGCATGGTATCCATTAGTGCATGGAAATAAGGAGCTGCGTAATAATCTAGTAGTTATAGGGATTGGAAAGAAATATGGAAAATAGAAAAGTTATTTTGATTGTAATATTACTTCTTTTGGGCTTCATAAGTGTTGGGTACTTGTTTTTATTTTATGATTCACGAAATAAAACTAATGAGAATGTAAGTAGTGAAAATAGAAAGGAATACAATAAAGAACCCGTGAGTGAAGAAAAAAATCCCGTAGAGGAAGTTAATACAGAAGGAATAAAAAAGTACAAAAATTTTTTACTAGACAATGTACTTCATTCGCAAACAAATGGTGATATTCATTATAACGTGTATATTCCTGAAAGCTATGATGGAAGCGAGCCATATGCATTATATTTTACACTTCCAGGTTATGAAGGATTATATTTTCAAGGTGTTGGCGTAAATCTGGGTGCGGAGAAATTCGGATTCGAGGCACAAAAATATAATTCGAATATGATTATTGTTGCACCCCAGCTTGAAGACTGGGGTGAGAAATCAGCTGACCAGACAATTGCGTTAGTAGAATATTTTCTTAGTAATTACAATATTGATCAAACAAAAGTATATGCCAACGGTTATTCAGGAGGTGGAGAAACCATGTCTATCGTGTTAGGAAAAAGACCGGATTTATTTACAGCATATCTGCATTGCAGTTCAAGATGGGATGGAGCCTATGAACCAGTCGTTGATAAACATATTCCGGTATATTTTGCAGTAGGTGAGAACGATGATTATTATGGTTCAGGGCCAACAAAAGAGGCATATCATAAACTGCATGAATTATATGAAGCACAGGGAATGACAGAAGAAGAAATCAATCAGTTGTTAGTACTTGATGTGAAAAATCATGATTATTTTATACAAAGGGGAGCTACGCATGAACATGGTGGAGGTGCGCTGTTTGCTTATGATGAAGATATCATGAAATGGCTGTTAAAAAAATAGATTATTTAAAATTCACGATGTAATTACTTCGTGGATTTTTTGTTCATAAAATAAGTTACAACCTTTGGGTTTGCGCTGAAGAACTTATTAAAACTTCTGTTAATTCTCAAATTTATCTATAATAAAAATGTAAATATATAACTAGTGATGAGATAGTAAAATAATTAACAAAATTATTAAATAAGATTTCACGCAATACTAAAATTAGGGATAAATATTTTAAAAGAAGAATTAGTTTAAAAAATAAATCAAATAAAAGGTCCGCGTTGTAATTTGCTTCCAAGATTTTTTGGGGGAGGATTTAGGATGAAATAATGATTTATTAGATATTAAAGGAGTGTGTTAAATTATATGAAGAAATTATTTGCTTTTATGATGACCTGTGTTCTTTTATTCAGTTTTATTGGGTGCAGCAGAACAGGTACATCATCTACTGACAATTCAAAGCCTGATTCCTCTGATACCGCAAAGAACGGTACAGATAGTGATTCCAGCCAAAGTGAAGCACCTAAGGATTCTGCTTCGTCTAGCAAACCTACTCCCTCTACTGAGAAAGACTCAAAAACACTTGTTGTTTATTTTTCTATGCCAGAAACTACAGATCCGAGCAATATGACCAAGGCGGAAGACGACAGTACTGTGGTCATTGATGGAAAAGTTTTGGGAAATACACAGTATATGGCTTATGTGATCCAGGAGAATACAGGTGCAGATATTTTCCGTATTGAGCCTGAAACACCTTATCCCACTGATCACGCCACTCTTGTAGATTTAGCAGCAGAAGAGCAGAAAAAAAATGCGCGTCCTGTAATAAAATCTCATATTGACAATATAGAACAATATGACACTATTTTCTTAGGTTATCCAAATTGGTGGGGGGATATGCCGATGATTGTATACTCTTTTCTTGACGAATATGACTTGTCCGGTAAAACGATTATCCCATTTAACAGCCATGGAGGCAGTGGTTTCTCAAATACCATCAGTACTATTAAGAAGCTTGAACCTAATGCAACGGTAAGTGATAAGGGATATACGGTATCAAGAAACAAAGTTGAGAAGGATGCGCCGAATATTATTTCCTGGCTAAGTGATTTAGGATATACAAAATAACCAGTATAAAGGGAGAAGAATTCTTTTTTAAAGTAATAACTATAAAAAAGAGAGGAAGGTAAGAAGTTTTTGTTTAATTTTTTATTGAGAAAGGAAGAAGAAAATGAAAAAATTAATAGTAATGATTTTATCGATTTCACTGCTCGTTTCGGTGAGTGGATTTTCAGGCAAAGCGACAGCATCGGAAGTAAACGATAAATTTAAAACACAAGCAACAAATAACCAAAGCTTGAGTATCAAGCAACAGAGTATAGTTACAATCGCAGCGTTTACTGCTAATGGTGATTTAGAGAAACTGAAAATAGCTTTGAACGAAGGGTTGGATGCAGGTTTAACTGTAAATGAAATTAAGGAAATTTTGGTTCAGATGTATGCATATGCAGGATTTCCTCGTAGTCTGAATGGTATTAATACTTTTAGAATTGTTATGGAAGAACGGGAGCAAAAAGGAATAAAGGATGAGGTTGGTAAGGAAGCAAGTCCATTACCTGATAATAAAAACAGTATACAACTTGGAACTGAAATTCAGACTAGACTGACAGGAATGCCTGCCAGTGGTGGAAATACTTTTGTTCCCGTTATTGATGATTTTTTGAAAGGACATCTTTTCGGGGACATATTCGGACGAGATGTACTAGATTTCCAAAGCAGAGAGATAGCAACCATTTCAGCGTTATCAAGTATTGATGGTGTCAATCCACAGTTACAGGGTCATTTCAACGTTGGATTTAATGTGGGACTGACTGAGGCACAGATGAGAAACATAATATCTATACTCGAATTAAAAGTTGGCAAGAAACAAGCTGATAATGCAAGCGAGGTTCTGGATAGGGTTTTAAGTAGCAGAGCAGCTAATGCTACAAATAAATAATCTAATTCGCCTAGTATAATACCAAATATAAAGAACATGGAAAATTAATGTTTACAAATCTCATGTGAAAACAAATAAAATATTTATAAGGAAGAAAAATTATGAAAAAAATAAAAGGTTTACTAGTATTAGCAATTACCATGATAATTGCTGTTAGCTTAGTAGCTTGTAATAATAGCCAAAGAAGTGTTGTAAGCAGCTAGGAAATCGGTACACAAAAGGAAATTAAAACCACCTATACTAATGATGATGGAAATACTGAGACAGGAACAAAAGAAGCTAGTTCAACTGCCAATGAGGAAAATGTGAAAGATTTAAGTGAAGGTGTAATTTTCCCAAAAGGTGAAAAGAGTACTGATACGGAACATTTTGTTGGGGAAGAATGGGTTGAAATGCTGGTATCTAATGATGAGAATTTTAATTGTCCTACATTTAATGTAACTTTTAAACCAGGCGGAAGAAATAGTTGGCATAAACATCCAGGTGGTCAAATTCTGCTTGTTACTGGAGGAGAAGGATATTATCAGGAAGAAGGAAAGCCAGTACAGATTCTCCATGCAGGAGATGTAGTAAAGATACCTCCGAATGTTAAACATTGGCATGGTGCAACACCGAATAGCTGGTTTACACATATTGCGATGTTGCCTAATATTGAAAAGGGAGGAGTAGAATGGCTAGAACCTGTAACTGATGAAGAATATAATAATTTAACAAAATAGAAAAATATTAAATTTAAAACCTGCAGCGTATGTTATATCGGCAAGAAGAGCAGGAACAACTGCAACTTATACTCAATTAAATAAATATTTTGTTTTAATGCAGATGCCAATTGTTTCGTCACAGTATTGGAATATGGTTCACGGTGCTACTTCCTGAGCAAGTAAAACAGGATATAGAAGGACTTCAGACTATGAGAACTTTAGGAAGAAATATGACATTTTTCTTAAAACGTAAGGAAACTGGTCTTAAGATCGGTGCAAAGATGCCAGAGCGTGAAATAGGGATATTCACTAATTTTATAAGATAAACATACGATGTCATAATATATTGTGAGAATTTACCCAATAAATTGAAATCATCGAACAAGTATGTAAAATAGATACCTGATGCAGATGATAAATATATAGATAGAAAGAGGAGTGACAGTCATGAAAAAAATATTATTTATTACTACTACACCTACAGTTGGAGGTAACGGTGATACATTGATCGAAGCCGCTATGGAAGCAGCGAAGGAAAAAGGATCAAAAGTTCAAAGAGTAGATGTGAGGGATAAGAATATCTGTTCGTGCAAAGCTTGCTATAAATGTAAAGATAGTGGTAAATGTGTACAAGAAGATGATTTTTCTCAATTGCTAACTTTAATACACGAAAGTGATGGAATTATTGCTGAAGCACCGATCTATTATAACTGCATGGCTTCACAGGCTATTACGGTAATTGATCGTTTTTGTTGTACATTTTGCTGCCCTACCTATCAAATAGGTCCAAAGAAAAAGGTTGGAGTTTTATTGACTTGCACAGGGTCTTCAACTGAAGAAATGAAACGCCATGTTAATAATATCTTAACGCTTCCAAGCCTTCAAAGATCTATTGAAGAATTTAAAACAGAGGTGTTTACAAATTGTGGTACTCCAGATTCTTGCTTACACAATAAAGAATATTTGCAACACGCTCGTATGATTGGAGAATGGGTTACAGAATAAAATATATAGCTGTAGAATATTGTGGGGTGGAATTTCAACAATACTAAATGTATAAAATATATTTATATTAAAAACAAACAAAAAGAATAGGAGAGGATAGAAATGGCAAAAAGTTTAATTGCATACTTTTCACACTCTGGAAATACAGAAGTAATAGCAAATATAATAAATGATAAGGTAAAAGGTGATTTGTTTAAAATTGATACAGTAGAAGTGTACTCAACTAATTATCATGAAGTAGTTGAAGTGGCTAAGAAAGAAAAAGAAAGTAACAGTAGACCGAAACTATCAACTAAAGTAGAGGATATGAGTTCTTATAATGTAATATATATTGGCTTTCCAAATTGGTGGAGCACAATGCCGATGGGGGTATTTACATTCTTAGAATCATATGATTTCTCTGATAAGACTATTATTCCATTTTGTACCCATGGAGGAGGTGGAATGGGTAACAGTCAAGTGGACATAAAGAAACTTTGTTCAAAATCAAATGTTTTAAGAGGATTTTCAATTAGTAGAGGTAGCGTGAGTATGTCAGAAGAAGTATCGAGGTGTCTCCAGAAATTAGGAATGATTTAATAAATAAAAAATAGTGAAAGGTAGGGATTAAAAAATGAAAAAACGTAAATTAGGAAATAGTAATCTTGAGGTTTCTGCAATTGGTCTAGGATGTATGGGGATGGATCATGCTTATGGACAACCAGCAGACCGTGAAGAGATGATTCGATTGATTCGCAGGGCAGTTGAATTAGGATGTAACTTTTTTGATACAGCTGTTGTTTATGGTGAATCTAATGAAGAGTTATTAGGTGAAGCATTAGCGCCATTGAGAAATCAAGTTGTTATTGCTACAAAATTTGGTATTACTGGCCAAGAAATTGTTGATGGAAAACTTCAAAATATCTTAGATAGTAGACCTGAATCTATTAGAGAACAAGTAAAAGGATCTTTAAAAAGATTAAAGGTTGATTGTATTGATTTATATTATCAACACAGAGTTGATCCTAAAGTAGAACCTGAAGTTGTTGCTGGAGTAATAAAAGAATTAATAGCTGAAGGAAAAATCAAAGCATGGGGATTATCAAATGCACCAATTGGTTATATGAGACGTGCTCATGCAGTATGTCCGTTAGTGGCTATTGAAAATCAATATTCAATGGTGTGGAGAGAACCAGAAAAAGAATTGTTTGATTTATGTGAAGAATTAGGTATTTCATTTGTTGCTTATAGTCCTTTAGGCAATGGATTCTTAAGTGGTAAGTATACAAAGAATACAAAATATGAAAAAAGTGACTTCAGAAGCTTTATGGGAAGATTCAAACCAGAAGTTATGGATCATAATCAATCATTATTGGATTTAATCGCAAAAGTAGCTGAAAGTAAAAATGTAACATCAGCACAAATCGTATTAGCTTGGGAATTGGCTCAAAAACCTTATATTATTCCGATTCCTGGTACAACAAAAATGCATAGGTTAGAAGAAAATCTGGGAGCTGATAATATAACATTAACGGAGGAAGAATTAGCTAGTATTAATGAAGCTTTATCTAAAATTGATATAGATGAAACACATTTTTAATAAATTAAGGGGATTTTGTTGCATTAGCGATTTAAATTAATATTTGTAACACAGGTAGAAAAAAATAGAAAAGTGTTTGACTTCGAGTTACTCGAATGGGATACACTAATTTTAGCACAGCTAATTCAATTGTGTAAAGATAGTTCTGCTTAAGTTAAATTGCGAAGAGCAGAAAAAATTAGAATAAAGGAGAAATTAGTATGAAATATGTAGAATTAAACAATGGTGTCAAAATGCCGATTTTGGGATATGGAGTATTCCAAATTCCAGATCAAAAAGAATGTGAAAGATGTGTACTAGATGCAATAGAGGTAGGTTATCGTCTAATCGATACAGCACAGGCTTACGGTAATGAAGAAGCTGTAGGTAACGCTGTTAAAAAATGTGGTGTTCCAAGAGAAGAATTATTCATCACTACAAAGGTATGGATTGCTAATGCTGGATATGAAAATGCAAAGAAATCTATCGAAGAATCATTAAAAAAACTTCAATTGGATTATTTAGATTTATTATTAATCCATCAGCCATTTAATGATTATTATGGAACTTATCGTGCAATGGAAAAACTATATAAAGAAGGAAAACTTAAAGCAATAGGTGTAAGTAACTTTTATCCAGACAGATTAATCGACTTAACTAAGTTCAATGAAGTTGTTCCAGCAGTAAATCAGGTTGAAACACATGTATTTAATCAACAAGTAAAGGCTCAGGAAGTAATGAAAAAGTATGGCGTTCAGATTCAAGCTTGGGCACCTTTTGCCGAAGGGAAAAACAACCTATTTAGCAATGAAATATTAAAAGAAATTGGAGATAAATATAGTAAGTCAATTGCACAAGTTGCTTTAAGATATCTTATTCAAAGAGGAGTATCAGTGCTTCCTAAATCGGTTAGCAAGGAAAGAATGATACAAAATATTGACGTATTTGATTTTGAATTAACAAAAGAGGATATGGATTTGATTGCTGCTTTAGATAAAGGCGAAAGCTTATTCTTCTCACATTATGATCCACAAACAGTTGAATATTTAACAGGCTTAGTAAGATAAAATTAATGCGTATATAGTAAGAACTATTTGATACAATCGGGTAGTTCTTACTGCATAATATATATATATATAGTGGAACTTAAAGACAAAGTAGAAGCTCATAGTAGTTCTTCTATATCCAGAAAAGGAAGAAGTAATGTCAATTAATCTTGTTTGGACTAAGGAATAAGTAAAAACTCCCAAATACCAAAAGATAATATCTTTAAGAGCTAAAAGTTATTATTAGGCTGAAATTACATTTATACAATATCTAAATTAATTTATCTTACAGTGAGTGGCTTTTCTATATGTTAAAACGGCTGTTTTTTTATTAAGGACAAGCATTATACTATCCCAATAGCGACGACTGTCAGACAGCCTTGAAATAAAGAGCTTGTAGTTGTGAGTTTAAAATACAAAACTTACCATCATAAACAAAGTAACTTTATAAAAAATATTTTTATTCTGAAATAGCTCTGATATAACTTGTGAAAAATTATGTAAGATAACAAAAAATATATCTATTCAAAAGCCTACATGGATGATTATATCTGTGTAGGCCTTTTTCAGTTCTTAAAAATTTTTTTACGGATAATATGTATTTCCTGCAACTACGCATTAAGAACGTATGGATGGAAATTTCAATGTGTTTGATTTTGTGCTGGGATGGTGAGATGAAAGCGATTGTTGCACTGGATGAAGGGAAAAGTTTGTTTTTGGCTCACTATGATCCGGGGATAGTTGAAAGGCTGATCAGCCTGCGAAGATAAGTAAGTGTATTAATGAATGTTCTAACGTTTTGGTTGGAACCGCCGTAGCTTTTTTCTCGTTCCAAATCAAGACTTTTTGTATTAAAATAATTGTATCAAGGTAGTTGCTTTTGCAATGAAAAGTCGCTGATTGAGTGAGTACTATTCAAAGAGTGGAAGAAATTGAGAAGATTTTTAAATTAGAAAGTTTAATGGTAAGTAGCAAGTTGCAGCAGTTGGTGGAGAAAATATCCATTAAACATATCGAAGTATCAAATGAAGTCAGCTCCTAATAAGAGATGGCGAATTTAATCGAACATATCTGGAGACTGATAAAGTAGTATGTAGGACAAGAAAACGTTATCTTAATAAGGCGAAATTCAAATTATAAGGAATGCGGCGCGTAGCTTTTCTTAGTTTGGATTCTCTTTATATAATGATAAAATCATGAACAATGGAGGAATTTACATGGATTATTCAGTAATTGCAAAAAAAATCCTGGACAAAGTGGGTGGCGAGAAAAACATCATAAGTGTTACACATTGTATGACCAGGCTTCGTTTTGTATTAAAGAACGAAGAAATGGTAAGTGATGATCAGATAAAAGCTATTAAAGGGGTAGCTGGAGTGATGAAAAAAGCCGGTCAATACCAGATTATCATAGGGAATGATGTGGCAAAATGTTACAAGGAACTCTTAAAACTTGGGAACTTCAAGGACTCTTCAAATGGAAATCAGTTGAATAAGCAGAAACAGAACCCAGTGATGTCTATTCTTGATGTAATATCGGGTTGCATGGCACCTATTATACCGGCCATCATTGGAGCAGGTATGATTAAAGTTTTAATTATTATT harbors:
- a CDS encoding prolyl oligopeptidase family serine peptidase, whose product is MERNMENRKVILIVILLLLGFISVGYLFLFYDSRNKTNENVSSENRKEYNKEPVSEEKNPVEEVNTEGIKKYKNFLLDNVLHSQTNGDIHYNVYIPESYDGSEPYALYFTLPGYEGLYFQGVGVNLGAEKFGFEAQKYNSNMIIVAPQLEDWGEKSADQTIALVEYFLSNYNIDQTKVYANGYSGGGETMSIVLGKRPDLFTAYLHCSSRWDGAYEPVVDKHIPVYFAVGENDDYYGSGPTKEAYHKLHELYEAQGMTEEEINQLLVLDVKNHDYFIQRGATHEHGGGALFAYDEDIMKWLLKK
- a CDS encoding flavodoxin; its protein translation is MKKLFAFMMTCVLLFSFIGCSRTGTSSTDNSKPDSSDTAKNGTDSDSSQSEAPKDSASSSKPTPSTEKDSKTLVVYFSMPETTDPSNMTKAEDDSTVVIDGKVLGNTQYMAYVIQENTGADIFRIEPETPYPTDHATLVDLAAEEQKKNARPVIKSHIDNIEQYDTIFLGYPNWWGDMPMIVYSFLDEYDLSGKTIIPFNSHGGSGFSNTISTIKKLEPNATVSDKGYTVSRNKVEKDAPNIISWLSDLGYTK
- a CDS encoding carboxymuconolactone decarboxylase family protein; the protein is MSIKQQSIVTIAAFTANGDLEKLKIALNEGLDAGLTVNEIKEILVQMYAYAGFPRSLNGINTFRIVMEEREQKGIKDEVGKEASPLPDNKNSIQLGTEIQTRLTGMPASGGNTFVPVIDDFLKGHLFGDIFGRDVLDFQSREIATISALSSIDGVNPQLQGHFNVGFNVGLTEAQMRNIISILELKVGKKQADNASEVLDRVLSSRAANATNK
- a CDS encoding cupin domain-containing protein; translated protein: MKDLSEGVIFPKGEKSTDTEHFVGEEWVEMLVSNDENFNCPTFNVTFKPGGRNSWHKHPGGQILLVTGGEGYYQEEGKPVQILHAGDVVKIPPNVKHWHGATPNSWFTHIAMLPNIEKGGVEWLEPVTDEEYNNLTK
- a CDS encoding flavodoxin family protein — encoded protein: MKKILFITTTPTVGGNGDTLIEAAMEAAKEKGSKVQRVDVRDKNICSCKACYKCKDSGKCVQEDDFSQLLTLIHESDGIIAEAPIYYNCMASQAITVIDRFCCTFCCPTYQIGPKKKVGVLLTCTGSSTEEMKRHVNNILTLPSLQRSIEEFKTEVFTNCGTPDSCLHNKEYLQHARMIGEWVTE
- a CDS encoding flavodoxin is translated as MAKSLIAYFSHSGNTEVIANIINDKVKGDLFKIDTVEVYSTNYHEVVEVAKKEKESNSRPKLSTKVEDMSSYNVIYIGFPNWWSTMPMGVFTFLESYDFSDKTIIPFCTHGGGGMGNSQVDIKKLCSKSNVLRGFSISRGSVSMSEEVSRCLQKLGMI
- a CDS encoding aldo/keto reductase; the protein is MKKRKLGNSNLEVSAIGLGCMGMDHAYGQPADREEMIRLIRRAVELGCNFFDTAVVYGESNEELLGEALAPLRNQVVIATKFGITGQEIVDGKLQNILDSRPESIREQVKGSLKRLKVDCIDLYYQHRVDPKVEPEVVAGVIKELIAEGKIKAWGLSNAPIGYMRRAHAVCPLVAIENQYSMVWREPEKELFDLCEELGISFVAYSPLGNGFLSGKYTKNTKYEKSDFRSFMGRFKPEVMDHNQSLLDLIAKVAESKNVTSAQIVLAWELAQKPYIIPIPGTTKMHRLEENLGADNITLTEEELASINEALSKIDIDETHF
- a CDS encoding aldo/keto reductase yields the protein MKYVELNNGVKMPILGYGVFQIPDQKECERCVLDAIEVGYRLIDTAQAYGNEEAVGNAVKKCGVPREELFITTKVWIANAGYENAKKSIEESLKKLQLDYLDLLLIHQPFNDYYGTYRAMEKLYKEGKLKAIGVSNFYPDRLIDLTKFNEVVPAVNQVETHVFNQQVKAQEVMKKYGVQIQAWAPFAEGKNNLFSNEILKEIGDKYSKSIAQVALRYLIQRGVSVLPKSVSKERMIQNIDVFDFELTKEDMDLIAALDKGESLFFSHYDPQTVEYLTGLVR